The genomic DNA AAACTGAGTACCGATGATTGtttgagatagaaaaaaaaatcgaataattgcAGTATGATGATACTTGACGACGGTCTTCTGAATACCACTTGGTGACACATCGTCTACTGACATGCAATataatttgattgaatttctAGCACAATTCAAAACTATTgtctaattaatttttacaatcgtGCCCCTATCGAAAGTCAGCGAATATTCAACTACTGAATGACAAAAGTGAATCGCTTGTACACGCGTGTTGATATGGATTGAATGTTTGCAGAACGAGCGTTCTTTCCAGCGACAACCGACGATCTTTCTTAATCGAAAGAAAGGTCTCGGGCAGAAGCGTAGGAAGTCTATGAGGTATAGCCGTAGCGTCGGTCTTGGCTTTAAGACTCCTCGCGAGGTGAGCATTGCATCGAAGAAGTAAACTAATgtgtttctttgtttctttttttcggaaaGACGGAAAAGGCTTTTCAGAAACAACCCACGGTCAACCTCAACAGGAAGGCTAATCTGAAGAAGAAGCCACTCAGGTTGAGTCGTAGTGTCGGCCTTGGTTTTAAAACTCCCCGTGAGGTTTGTTACAGATTTTCAGAAAACTATAACGTCTATGGGGTCAACGTTCTAATTCATGTTCTTTCCTGGTGCTCGCTCTATTGGTCGTCGATCGGTGGTGGCTTGTTGGTGTTGGAGTGTGCCGATTGCCAGTGCTTTTATTAATTACATGTTTGCTGCGCTAGTGCATTGATAATGCAAAGTTACCAGCTGGTCCCAAATATTTTCTAACAAACCTGATTCCCATGtttctcatttattatttacttgaTAATCTTTTCTGTATTCAGGTTAAACAAATGTTTGGCTAAAGCGGCACTTTACATTCTCAATGTATCAATACTCTAAAACTGctatgtaaatattttcagggACAATTTTTGGAATTCTATCATAATTCAAAGGAgaacgacgattaaaatctaTGATTCTTATCAATTACATGATTCTAGTCAAAGTACTGTTTCAACCTAAGACAATTTTTCCATTATACAGATATAATTATTCTGACTGATCATTAATCGAACTTCATTTGGGACGGATTCTTGAAACTTTCTAACTTGAAATAGTATTTGGAAACATTTTACattaaattaattcttaaatTAACATGAGGATTTTTAATTCCATCTGAAATGTCATAACGACCTGTCACAGTTTTCAAAGTTGCAAATTGGAACATTTTCCATGTGATTATTCCCTCCTATGTTTACGATCAATTGGTTAGTCCTCctttgaaaactttcaaattaaaaCTCAAATGGCAATACCAGGTTCTATTGGAACAGCAAAGTGCTCcgtataataaaatgtttttaatatttttaagatTTGTGATAAACGCATGTGATTTAGACACATATACAAAgccatttgatttttaattattgtaattacaatCTCTGTTCTATTCTCAATATAAATACTAACTGAAATGATCGACTGCTGGGATTTAGCTGCTTGTGAACACTGATGAATAAATGCGCGAATAATGTGTGTAAAACGATATACCAATCATCTCTCAAAGGCTTTGAAATTTAGCTTGTATCTAAAACTTCATTAACACTTTATCTGCAATCGCAgcttttttctcttgcaatAATTGTTGCTTCATAATGagagttttttctctttttcttcatccgaGCAAGTTTTACTAACCTGAATCATGCGCGTTTGCGGCTAGTTTTCCAAAAGTCCAGAATAGTACGAATGTattcattttactttcaatagaaaatatatctatactgTTATTGCTGGCATTCTATCATAcgcatatttttctctcaactCATAgctaaaaataaatcgattatttttatggtGGTGGAAACTTTCTTCTGATACTAATAAAATCGAACACAAATGAGTACCGAGTAacgtattaatttttcattttccttccTGTGCAGGCTATCGAAGGTACCTACATCGACAAAAAGTGCCCATTTACCGGCAATGTTTCCATTAGAGGACGCATTTTGACCGGAGTAGTACAGAAGATGAAGATGCAACGCACGATTGTTATTCGCAGGGATTATCTTCACTATATCCGGAAATataatcgatttgaaaaacgtCACCGGAATATGAGTGTCCACTTGAGCCCTTGCTTCAGGTAATTACTTAAATTATGTTATACTGATATGTATAGCATTACAAAATTATCTCACGCCCTTTTCTGGCTCAGTTTGATTTTAACCTTTACTCAATGATGATATTGACGACGGTCTTCTGAATACAAATTGAAGTTTATTTCATCGTCTACTGATGTAgtggaaattaattgaaaacttCGGTATTAAAATGTTCGTTTTGGTCTGAATCCGTAATGTAACAATGGTTTCATTTTCAGAGACGTGGAAATAGGTGATGTTGTAACCATTGGCGAATGTCGGCCACTGAGCAAAACTGTTAGATTCAACGTTCTCAAGGTCTCGAAGGGAACCGGGTCTAAGAAGAGTTTCAAAA from Diprion similis isolate iyDipSimi1 chromosome 2, iyDipSimi1.1, whole genome shotgun sequence includes the following:
- the LOC124416459 gene encoding 40S ribosomal protein S11 isoform X1, with product MADQNERSFQRQPTIFLNRKKGLGQKRRKSMRYSRSVGLGFKTPREAIEGTYIDKKCPFTGNVSIRGRILTGVVQKMKMQRTIVIRRDYLHYIRKYNRFEKRHRNMSVHLSPCFRDVEIGDVVTIGECRPLSKTVRFNVLKVSKGTGSKKSFKKY
- the LOC124416459 gene encoding 40S ribosomal protein S11 isoform X3 — protein: MADQNERSFQRQPTIFLNRKKGLGQKRRKSMRYSRSVGLGFKTPRETEKAFQKQPTVNLNRKANLKKKPLRLSRSVGLGFKTPREAIEGTYIDKKCPFTGNVSIRGRILTGVVQKMKMQRTIVIRRDYLHYIRKYNRFEKRHRNMSVHLSPCFRDVEIGDVVTIGECRPLSKTVRFNVLKVSKGTGSKKSFKKY
- the LOC124416459 gene encoding 40S ribosomal protein S11 isoform X2 — its product is MADQTEKAFQKQPTVNLNRKANLKKKPLRLSRSVGLGFKTPREAIEGTYIDKKCPFTGNVSIRGRILTGVVQKMKMQRTIVIRRDYLHYIRKYNRFEKRHRNMSVHLSPCFRDVEIGDVVTIGECRPLSKTVRFNVLKVSKGTGSKKSFKKY